Part of the Halobaculum halobium genome, CGAGCGGCCCGGCGACGGCCGCGACGACGAGGATCGCGCCCGGGACCGCGATCGGCGACTCGGCGCCGGGCGCGCCGACCGCGAGGCGGAGGTCGGCGAACCCGTCGTTCGCGGCGACCCGGCGGTCACCGGCGAGCGCGCCGAGCGAGCCGCGCGGTTCGACCCCGACGACCCCGACAGTCTCGAATCCGCAGCCGACACCGTCCACCGATTCGCCAGCGAGGCCGTCGCCGGCGACGACAACGTGGTGATGCTGCGCGGGGCGGCCGCCTGCGCCGCGCTCGTACGCGGGCACGGGTCGTACAAGGCCGCCGCCGAGACCGCCGGCGACGGCGTCCAGGTGTCGTTCATCCGCAAGTGGGCGCGCGTCCACGACCTCCCCGAGTCGATCCGTCGCCACGTCGCCCGCGGCCACATCGCGCCGACGGCGGCGAAGCACATCGCCCGCGTCGCCGGCGACGCGCGCTTCGATCTGGCGTGGGCGGTGCTCGACGCGGACCTCACCGTCCGCGAGGTGCGCCGTGCCGCGAGCGCGATCAACGACGGCGCCTCGCCCGAGGCGGCGCTCCGGGCCGAGGGCGTCTCCCCGGGGCGACTCGGCGTCGAGCTTCCCCTCGGCGTCTACCGGCGGCTGCGCGACCGCGCGTCGCTGGAGAACCGCGACCCGGGCGACGTGATCGCGGACGCGCTCGAAGAATACTGAGGGGAGCGAGTCACGTCGCGGTCGCGTCGCTCTCGCTCCCGTCCCCCTCGTCGCCGCCGAGGAATCGCACGGCGGCATCCCGTATCACGTCGCGTGCAGTCGCTACCTCCGCCCACCGGATCGTCTCGTCGGGGAAGTGCGCCTGTTCGATGCTTCCGGGGCCGAACACGACCGTCGGGATACCGGCCGCGACGTAGTGGCGGTTGTCGGCCCCGTACGTCGCGCCCGTTGGCTCGGTATCGGACAGCCCCGCGTCGATCATCGCCCCCTGCAACGCCCGAACGACGGGTTCGTCCGGAGCGATCTCGGCGGGCTCGAACATGATCGAGAAGCGGTCGAATTCGGGTGGGTGCTCGCGCAGCCAGTCGTCGTCCGCGACGACCTCGGCGAGTCGGTCGTCGAATTCCGCCTCCACCTCGTCGACCGTCTCCCCGGGTGCGACCCCGATCCGCCATTCCGCGGTCAGCGTCCCCGGCACCGTCGAGGCCCACGATCCGGCCTCGACGCGACCGCAGACGACGGGCCACGGCACGTCGAACGCCTCGTACAGCGGATGCGTGACGCGCTCGCATCGCTCGGCCTCCACCTCGGTGAACGCCCCCCTGATCGCTTCGAACAGCGGGAGCGTGTCGACGCCGTGCCACCGCGTCGCCGCGTGGGCGCTCCGG contains:
- a CDS encoding M20/M25/M40 family metallo-hydrolase, whose product is MTVPDLRDLTARLCAFETTDGDEAPAAEWLRDRLADAGFETYTWEADPERLAAHPSFPDDRADIDAAGRPSVAGVLEFGDPDAGRTMVLNGHLDVVPADDDLWTSDPFDPVWSEADDGAETLTCRGAADMKAAVGACVHAALDLRESVEAGERDLDGRIVVEAVAGEEEGGIGAAAAALDSPYPFDRDAALVAEPTELRPVTATEGTVMKRLRIAGRSAHAATRWHGVDTLPLFEAIRGAFTEVEAERCERVTHPLYEAFDVPWPVVCGRVEAGSWASTVPGTLTAEWRIGVAPGETVDEVEAEFDDRLAEVVADDDWLREHPPEFDRFSIMFEPAEIAPDEPVVRALQGAMIDAGLSDTEPTGATYGADNRHYVAAGIPTVVFGPGSIEQAHFPDETIRWAEVATARDVIRDAAVRFLGGDEGDGSESDATAT
- a CDS encoding DUF7119 family protein, whose translation is MSHERPGDGRDDEDRARDRDRRLGAGRADREAEVGEPVVRGDPAVTGERAERAARFDPDDPDSLESAADTVHRFASEAVAGDDNVVMLRGAAACAALVRGHGSYKAAAETAGDGVQVSFIRKWARVHDLPESIRRHVARGHIAPTAAKHIARVAGDARFDLAWAVLDADLTVREVRRAASAINDGASPEAALRAEGVSPGRLGVELPLGVYRRLRDRASLENRDPGDVIADALEEY